From Lycium ferocissimum isolate CSIRO_LF1 chromosome 12, AGI_CSIRO_Lferr_CH_V1, whole genome shotgun sequence, one genomic window encodes:
- the LOC132040325 gene encoding EIN3-binding F-box protein 1-like: MSTLVNYSGDDEFYSGGSLCSAEIYCPVRKRARISGPFFVEEERTKNPSIETLPDECLFEIFRRLQGGRERSSAACVSKRWLMLSSNVRSSEICQNDTKMVSADEDLEVECDGYLTRCLEGKKATDIRLASIAVGTSSRGGLGKLSVRGSNITNVGLSAIAHGCPSLRVLSLWNVPYIGDEGLVEISRGCHSLEKLDLSQCPSISNKGLVAIAESCPSLTSLTIESCRNIGNEGLQAIGRCCTKLQYLTIKDCPLVGDQGIASLLSSGTTMLKKVKLHGLKITDFSLAVIGHYGKAITDLNLSLLRNVSQKGFWVMGNAQGLQSLASLTITLCRGATDVSLGAVGKGCTNLKHMCVRKCCFVSDGGLVAFARSAGSLESLLLEECNRITQTGILNAVSSCRKLKSLSLVKCVGVKDLPAQASSLSPCESLRSLSIRSCPGFGSTSLAMVGNLCPQLHHLDLSGLTGITDAGLLPLLERSKAGLIKVNLTDCLNLTDKVVFSLARLHGETLELLNLYGCRKVTDASLVTIADNCPLLNDLDVSKCSITDSGVAALSYGVQVNLQILSLSGCSMVTNKSVPSLKRLGESLVGLNLQHCNGISSSKVELLVEDIWRCDILS; encoded by the exons ATGTCTACTCTTGTTAATTACAGTG GTGATGATGAGTTCTATTCTGGAGGATCACTTTGTTCAGCTGAAATTTACTGTCCTGTTAGAAAGAGGGCACGCATTAGCGGTCCCTTCTTCGTCGAAGAAGAGCGAACAAAGAATCCATCCATCGAAACACTTCCCGACGAATGCTTATTCGAGATCTTTAGAAGATTGCAAGGAGGCCGTGAAAGGAGCTCAGCAGCTTGCGTTTCTAAACGTTGGCTTATGCTCTCGAGTAATGTGAGGAGCTCCGAGATTTGCCAAAATGATACGAAAATGGTCTCAGCTGATGAAGATCTTGAAGTAGAATGTGATGGATATCTTACTAGGTGTTTAGAAGGGAAGAAAGCTACAGATATTAGACTTGCTTCTATTGCGGTTGGAACTTCCAGCCGTGGTGGTCTTGGAAAGCTCTCGGTTAGGGGGAGCAATATTACTAATGTTGGTCTATCAGCAATTGCCCATGGTTGTCCTTCTCTTAGGGTTCTTTCCTTGTGGAACGTTCCTTATATCGGAGATGAAGGTCTTGTGGAGATTTCGAGGGGATGTCATTCATTAGAAAAACTGGATCTATCTCAATGTCCCTCGATCTCAAACAAAGGTTTGGTTGCGATAGCTGAGAGCTGCCCGAGTTTGACTTCTTTGACGATCGAATCTTGTCGAAATATCGGAAATGAGGGTCTCCAAGCTATTGGAAGATGCTGTACTAAATTACAGTATCTTACTATTAAAGACTGCCCTCTTGTAGGTGATCAGGGAATCGCTAGCCTTCTGTCGTCGGGCACTACAATGTTGAAGAAAGTGAAACTTCACGGTCTAAAAATCACGGATTTCTCGCTTGCTGTCATTGGTCACTATGGCAAGGCGATTACCGATCTTAATCTGAGTTTACTTCGTAATGTCAGTCAGAAGGGTTTTTGGGTTATGGGTAATGCTCAAGGTTTACAATCTCTGGCCTCTTTAACAATCACATTGTGCAGAGGAGCCACTGATGTGAGTCTTGGAGCAGTAGGAAAGGGATGTACGAATCTTAAACATATGTGCGTTCGCAAGTGTTGCTTTGTTTCTGATGGTGGACTTGTTGCCTTTGCTAGATCCGCTGGATCTCTTGAGAGTCTTTTGCTGGAAGAATGCAACAGGATCACCCAAACGGGGATTTTAAACGCTGTTTCGAGCTGTCGAAAGTTGAAGTCTCTTTCCTTAGTGAAGTGTGTGGGAGTTAAAGATTTACCTGCACAAGCTTCCTCGTTGTCTCCTTGTGAATCTCTTCGATCGTTGTCCATCCGAAGCTGTCCGGGATTCGGTAGCACTAGCTTAGCTATGGTGGGGAACCTGTGTCCTCAGCTACATCATTTGGATCTCAGTGGTCTTACTGGAATAACAGATGCCGGGCTTCTCCCTCTTTTGGAAAGATCCAAGGCAGGACTCATCAAGGTTAATCTTACCGACTGCCTGAACTTAACCGACAAAGTGGTGTTCTCTCTAGCTAGGTTACACGGCGAGACCTTGGAACTGCTGAATCTTTATGGTTGTAGGAAGGTTACAGATGCAAGCTTGGTGACAATTGCTGATAATTGTCCGTTACTTAATGATCTTGATGTTTCTAAGTGTTCAATAACTGATTCTGGTGTAGCTGCTTTGTCCTATGGAGTGCAAGTAAATTTGCAGATTCTTTCATTATCAGGTTGCTCCATGGTAACAAACAAGAGTGTCCCGTCTCTTAAAAGGTTGGGTGAGAGCTTAGTCGGTTTGAATCTCCAACACTGCAACGGTATCAGTAGCAGCAAAGTTGAGCTTCTTGTTGAGGACATCTGGAGATGTGATATACTGTCCTAA